In the genome of Campylobacter helveticus, the window TTGGAAAAGATTTGTTCCCAAAAACTGCTTTCATTCATAGCGTTCCCCCTCGATGATGTAAAGCTCATTTAGCTGTTTTTCTAAGTCTTTTTGGATATGAATTTTAATGCTAGTGATTTTATAATTTTTCCCCTCATAAAGTCTTCTTAAATCCCCCTCATCACAATATCTTATCACGCCCGTGCAGGCGTCGCTTCCACTTGTTGGCTTGACTTGATGATAGCCTAAATTTTTATCCTCTTTAAAACCATCATTATAAAGACTAGGGGTAATGGAAAAAAATTTACCCCCAACCTTGAGTTTTTTCACCGCTTTTTCTATGATTTGCTTTGTTTTTTCTATATCGTTGTAAGCTAAAGAGTAGCTATCCATCCACGCGTCAAAACTTTCATCTTTAAAATTGTCAAGCTTTTCTAAATAATCGCCGATTTCAAGTTGTGCGATTTGTGTGCTTAGATTTTCATTTTGCATTCTTGTTTTAAAGCGTTCTACGCCTGTTTTGCTCCACTCTATACCGCTTACTTTAAAACCTTCTCTTGCACAAAACCATAAATTTGCACCTGTTCCTAGTCCTAATTCTAGGATAGAAATTTTATTTCTATCTTTAGCATTGTAAAAATTTCTAGCGATAAAACGAATCACACTTTCGCTTGGGTATTTACCCCATTCTTTTTTGGAAAAGATTTGTTCCCAAATCTCTTCATTTGAGCCTTGATTAGTCGAAATTTCTTTATTATCCGCATAAATTTTCATTTTTTTCCTTTGCAATAAACTCATAATTATAACAACATAAATTAATATTATTACAATATAATTACGCTAAATTTAATGAATCATAAGGAAAACTCAATGTTTGAAGTCGTTATAGGACTAGAGGTTCATACCCAGCTTAATACCAAAACAAAAATTTTCTGCTCTTGTGCCACATCTTTTGGCGAAGAGCCAAATACTAATGTTTGCCCTACTTGCCTTGCTTTGCCCGGTGCCTTGCCTGTGCTTAACGAAGAGGCGGTAAAAAAAGCCGTGTCCTTTGGTAAAGCCGTTAATGCCACCATACACAAAAAAAGCGTTTTTAACCGCAAAAATTATTTTTATCCCGACCTGCCAAAGGCTTATCAAATTTCGCAATTTGACATCCCTATCGTTGAGGGTGGGGAGCTTTTCATCAATGTAAATGGCGAAAACAAACGCA includes:
- a CDS encoding class I SAM-dependent methyltransferase; the encoded protein is MKIYADNKEISTNQGSNEEIWEQIFSKKEWGKYPSESVIRFIARNFYNAKDRNKISILELGLGTGANLWFCAREGFKVSGIEWSKTGVERFKTRMQNENLSTQIAQLEIGDYLEKLDNFKDESFDAWMDSYSLAYNDIEKTKQIIEKAVKKLKVGGKFFSITPSLYNDGFKEDKNLGYHQVKPTSGSDACTGVIRYCDEGDLRRLYEGKNYKITSIKIHIQKDLEKQLNELYIIEGERYE